The Manihot esculenta cultivar AM560-2 chromosome 11, M.esculenta_v8, whole genome shotgun sequence genome includes a region encoding these proteins:
- the LOC110607884 gene encoding uncharacterized protein LOC110607884 — MLATVVGSLIFINHRGLVEIFPQRIRNLWNEWELRGAVIVSLAMQIVLILLGNRRKYIARDWLAIVVWLVYLSVDWIVNVSLGVLSNMESTDNNGLLDPKYVIMSFWAPFLLLHLGGPDTITAYSMEDNELWMRQLLGLSVKFGGAFYVLIRSWMGSPVNYLALPMFIVAIIKCGERTWALRYASSDQFRKSMLPRPDPGHSYDKFMDVYTSSRAEGYNVSLEPVIDEASIVLGQSRKVVANSIVPDAAILQEAACFFGTFKRLFANLILSYQDLESSRSYFHGEHMTWEKAFKVIEIEVGFMYDLLYTKTIVIHTYLSSFLRSISLSSTIFVLVAFFIIDKPSYSRVDKSITCLLLFGAIALQVYEIIVLLSSDLTLLWLSKHKNPLVDRIYKPICCLQSLLQSFYITPDANKRWSNSMAKFNLIRICLDDKPIKFSGILKFLCIYELLEKQQFKALDNVSADLKRLVFEQILVKSRNELDISLSRQLCAQRGDQILREMDCFDKIGWSVETEFDQSILLWHIATDLCFYIDLNKKSNVIETPLCKESKSLSEYMLYLLVMCPFMLPNGIGQIRFQDTCAEATQFLQEKKHISDENKACTALLQVNTDIPPSQVKGDRSKTVLFDACRLAKSLQALETEEQWTSEKKWEMINHVWIEMLSFAANQCGSINHAKQLTGGGELLTHVWLLMAHLGITEQFQISKGNARVKLILR; from the exons ATGCTAGCTACTG TTGTTGGCAGTTTGATCTTCATTAACCACAGGGGGTTGGTTGAAATCTTCCCTCAACGCATACGGAACCTTTGGAATGAATGGGAGCTCCGTGGAGCAGTTATTGTCAGCCTCGCTATGCAGATTGTCTTAATTTTATTGGGAAACAGAAGAAAGTACATCGCAAGAGATTGGCTGGCAATCGTTGTTTGGCTTGTTTACCTGTCAGTTGATTGGATTGTAAATGTTTCACTTGGTGTTCTCTCCAATATGGAATCAACAGATAATAATGGTTTGCTGGATCCGAAGTATGTGATAATGTCATTTTGGGCACCATTTCTTCTTCTGCATCTTGGTGGTCCTGACACCATTACAGCCTACTCAATGGAAGATAATGAATTATGGATGAGGCAATTGCTTGGGCTATCTGTCAAGTTTGGGGGGGCATTTTATGTCTTAATTAGGTCATGGATGGGAAGTCCAGTTAACTATCTAGCACTTCCAATGTTCATAGTTGCAATTATAAAGTGCGGGGAGAGGACTTGGGCTTTACGATATGCGAGCAGTGACCAGTTCAGGAAGTCCATGCTTCCTCGGCCTGATCCAGGACATAGTTATGATAAATTCATGGATGTTTACACTTCAAGCAGAGCTGAGGGGTACAATGTATCACTGGAGCCAGTGATTGATGAAGCTTCCATTGTGCTGGGTCAATCTCGGAAAGTTGTAGCAAACAGTATTGTCCCTGATGCTGCAATCTTGCAAGAGGCTGCATGTTTCTTTGGAACTTTCAAAAGGTTATTTGCCAATCTCATCCTCAGCTACCAGGATCTGGAGAGTAGCAGGTCTTATTTTCATGGTGAGCATATGACTTGGGAGAAAGCTTTCAAAGTGATAGAGATTGAGGTTGGATTCATGTATGATTTGCTGTATACCAAGACAATTGTCATACATACATATCTCAGCAGTTTTCTTCGTAGTATCAGTTTATCTTCTACCATTTTCGTTCTCGTAGCCTTTTTTATAATCGATAAGCCTTCTTATTCAAGAGTTGACAAGAGCATAACTTGTCTCTTGCTGTTTGGTGCTATCGCTTTACAAGTATATGAGATAATTGTTCTACTTTCCTCAGATTTGACATTACTTTGGCTAAGCAAGCACAAAAATCCATTGGTGGATCGCATCTACAAGCCCATCTGCTGTCTCCAGTCACTGTTGCAATCTTTTTATATTACACCTGATGCAAACAAGAGATGGTCTAATTCCATGGCAAAATTCAATCTGATAAGAATTTGCCTTGATGATAAGCCAATCAAGTTCAGTGGAATCCTCAAGTTCTTATGCATTTATGAGCTGCTAGAGAAGCAGCAATTCAAAGCCTTGGATAATGTTTCCGCCGATTTGAAAAGGCTGGTGTTTGAACAGATTTTGGTGAAATCTAGGAATGAACTGGACATAAGTCTTTCTAGGCAATTATGTGCTCAAAGGGGTGATCAGATACTCAGAGAAATGGATTGCTTTGACAAGATTGGCTGGAGTGTTGAAACAGAATTTGATCAAAGCATTCTTCTATGGCACATTGCCACCGATCTCTGCTTCTACATTGATCTTAACAAAAAGTCCAATGTAATTGAAACCCCGCTATGCAAAGAAAGCAAATCTTTATCAGAATACATGCTGTATCTTCTAGTTATGTGCCCTTTCATGCTTCCTAATGGGATTGGACAGATCAGATTTCAAGACACCTGTGCTGAGGCCACCCAATTTTTACAAGAAAAAAAGCACATCTCAGATGAAAACAAAGCTTGCACTGCATTACTTCAAGTGAACACTGATATTCCTCCATCTCAAGTGAAAGGAGATAGAAGCAAGACAGTGTTATTCGACGCATGTAGGCTCGCCAAATCCTTGCAGGCTTTGGAGACAGAAGAGCAATGGACAAGTGAGAAGAAGTGGGAGATGATAAATCATGTGTGGATAGAGATGCTTTCTTTTGCTGCAAATCAGTGTGGATCAATCAACCATGCCAAGCAACTCACAGGAGGAGGAGAGCTGCTCACTCATGTCTGGCTATTGATGGCTCATCTGGGTATCACTGAACAATTTCAGATTTCTAAAGGCAATGCAAGGGTGAAGTTGATTTTGAGGTGA